ATACCATTTCAATTAAAGCAACGGCGGATCATGACCATCAAATTTTAACTGTTGAAGACACAGGCGTTGGTATCGCACCGCAACATTTAGAGAAACTGTTCGAGCGTTTTTATAAAGTGGACTCTGCACGTAAACGGGGCTCGCAAGGAACAGGGCTTGGATTGTTTATTACACGCATGATTGTAAATGCGCACGGAGGTCATATCCGTGTAGAAAGTGAACTCGACAAGGGGACGAAATTTATCATTTCACTACCTAAAAAGTCACATGTAGCAAAAGAAAATGAATAAGCAAGGATGATTTCATACAGGAACGACGGTGTCTCATTTTACAATCGAGGTGTCGCCGTTCCTAATTTATATCTTAAGGATGTTTAAGTTGTTGCAAATAGATTGTATTCAAAAGTTATCTCATGTAAACTAATAACGAAAATAATAAAAATTAATTCATCTTCGGGGTAGGGTGTAATTCCCAACCGGCAGTAAAATAAGCCTGCGACCTGCAAATGATGTTCAGTTCTGCATCTTTGTGGCTGATCTAGTGAGATTCTAGAGCCGACAGTTAAAGTCTGGATGGGAGAAGATGGAGGTTTATTTGTGTTGCTTTTTATTCCTCCTATTCGTGAAAGATGAATTTAATAGGAGGTCTTTTTTATGAAGCAAAAGCAAACGAAACGAATGATAACGGTAGGGATGTTAAGTGCGATTGCAATTGTACTGACATTTATAAAGTTTCCGTTGCCATTTTTACCGCCATATTTAACGATTGATTTCAGTGATGTGCCCGCATTATTGGCGACATTTACACTCGGTCCGGTTGCGGGACTACTCGTGGAATTGATTAAAAACTTACTGAATTTCTTTTTCAACTTGAGTGATCCTGTTGGGCCAGTAGCTAACTTTTTAGCAGGTGCGAGTCTATTGCTTGTAAGTTATGGATTCTATCGTAAGAATCAAACTACAAAACATCTCATTTTAGGATTAATTGCTGGTACCATTGTCATGACCATTGTGTTAGCTGTCATGAACTATTTCGTGTTACTACCACTTTATGGCATGATTATGAACCTTACTGATGTCGCGAATAATCTTAAGTTGATCGTCGCTGCAGGGATTCTTCCATTTAACATCATCAAAGGCGCACTGATATCTATTATTTTTATATTGCTCTATCAACGCATTGGACATATTTTGAAATAAATATTTTAACAGGCTGGGACTTTGTGGTTTCCAGCCTTTTTTATAGTTAATGAGTGAAGCAATAGTTAAACAATAAAGCGATTGATGTAAAAAATGTTCGCATATGATTTCTTTCAATACAAAGCGAGTCTTCATTCAAAACATAAAAAAAATAGATTGAGTAGCATGGTGAACAAACCATTTTTCTACTCAACCCTCATCTTAGTTTACTTAGACCTTAAGTTGTTTTATATTAATATTAAAGACAGTGTCCTCAATATGAACTATTCAAATTTGAGTGCGTCACCATCAAATGACTCCTCTTCAACTTTAATAGAGTCAGTAGGGCAACCTTCAAAAGCATCTTCAAGATCTTCATACAATTCTTCCGGTACTGGCGTTGTACCTTGGTTGTCGTCTAAAATTACATATGCAATACCTTCATCGTCGTAGTCATAAATATCTGGAGCAGCTGCACCACATGCACCACAAGCAATACAAGTATCCATATCAACAATTGTATATTTAGCCATTTTTTCGCCTCCCTTTTCAAAGTACCATACTCACATTATAATTTTATTGTAGTTCTGTGTACCCAATTTTTCAATATATACGTTTTTAATCGAGGTCTAAACATGAAACAATTAATTCTATATCTCTATCATCATGCATCAGCCTACAAAACTAAAAAAAGCATCTTTAATATTATCATAGGTAAAAAATCTCATCAAACTTTTTTTGATGCTGTTACTTTAAATATATTATCACTTTACGGCTGTGCACCCAAATTAAAATATGAACAGTTCGAACAAATGATTAGTCACGAGTCACACCATTATCCGACGATTCAAACAAGCAATCGGATGACGTATTCAACTTTAGACGCAACTTTTAAAGCATTACAGCTATTAGTTCAAACGGTTTCTCATATACAACACAAGCAACGGACCTTTCTGCCTATCACGTCACAAGTTGACATTCACGAAGCTGTACGCCTCATTTATTATGAAATTGAGCAACAGCACTTACAAGACGCATTTGAAGAAGAGGTCACAACATTATTTAAAATGCTATCCGAGAAACATGACACGTTATATACGCATTACTTATTGACTGGATATGATGAACCGATGTACACGTTTGCCCAAATAAGCATGATTGAGTCCATTGATATCCATGATTTATATACTGCATATTACGAAGAGTTATTGTCCATATATCTTTTCATTCAAAATTCTGATGCATTTCCAATACTTTCACAATGTATGATGCCTATAGAAGTGTCCGATCGCGTCATCCAAACGTTACAATTGCTGCAAAAAGGGTATTCGATAGCAAAAGTCTCACAAATTGAGCAAGTACGGGAAACGACGATAGAAGATCATATTCTTGATTTGTTTATGAAGCAACTTTTAACAAACTATGATGATTTCTTTACACATCCGTATCATCAATTTCTTAAATTTTATCAAGAGCAACCTTATCAACGGCTAAAACTGTACAAAGAACAATTTGACGCATTATCCTATTTTGAACTTAAACTCGCGATTATCGGCAGCGCAAAAGGAGAATTACATGCTTAAAGATGCTTTAAAACAATATTTTGGCTTTACAACATTTCGCCCTGGTCAAGAAAGGATTATTTCTAGCGTTTTAGAAGGGCAACATACATTGGGGATTTTACCGACCGGAAGTGGTAAGTCACTTTGTTATCAACTACCTACTTATATGAAACAACAACCGACCTTGGTCATTTCGCCGCTCATTTCGTTAATGGACGACCAAGTGATGCAGATGAAAATGCAAGGCGAACACCGTGTCGTTGCGATTCATTCAGGGATGGAACATGCGGCTAAAAAACGGGCACTCCAACAGCTCACGCAAGCTCGATTTATTTTTGTGGGTCCTGAATTTATTTTACAGCCGCACCATTTTAATCTTTTCAAAAATATCCAATTTGGTATGATCGTGCTTGATGAGGTCCACTGTTTGTCTGAATGGGGATTTGATTTTAGACCACACTATGCCTTGATTGGTAATGTGACAAGTTATTTTAACGAAGCTACCGTACTTGCACTGACTGCTACTGCAACTCGACACTTGAAAGATGATATTCAACGGGTCATTCAAAAATCCATTCATGTTATTGAACACTCAATGGACCGACCGAATGTGGCATTATGTGTCAAATTCATGTCCTCTTATGAAGAAAAAGTGGATTGGTTAATTGATACAATCGCAGCATCTGGTCCTACGATTATTTATGTGTCGTCCAAAAAAGTCAGTTTAGATTTAGCGACGTCGATTTATGAAGCAGGGTATTTAACGGGGATATACCATGGGGATTTATCTTATCAAGAGCGTCATACCGTTCAGCAACAGTTTTTAAACAATGATATACGGATTATCGTTGCAACGAGTGCTTTTGGCATGGGCGTCAATAAACCAGATATTCGTACCATTATTCATTTTCATGTATCACCGACACCTTCAAGTTATTTACAAGAAATTGGACGTGCGGGTAGAGATGGACTTCCAAGCCAAGCCATTGCGCTGTTTCAACCAGATGACCAGTATTTAATGGAGACGTTAGCATTAGTGAATATTATGCATGCCTCAGATGTGGACCAATATGAAGTCGGTCAAATGATTGATATTGAAAAACGTGCCATTTTAGATGTATTAACGCAAGTTTTTTCATTTCAACAACTGAGACAAATATTCGCTCAAAATGAAGACATGAAAAGACAAGGTTATCGTCATATGTATCATTATATTTTAACCAAACAATGCCGACGCCAACATTTATTGAATTACTTTGGTATGACGAAAAAAACAACAGATGCATGTTGTGATCAATGCGACACACTTAGCCCAGTTTATGAAAAAAATAAGAAAAAAGTTAAAAGAAAGTTAACTTACATTGAAAAGTTGGAAAATTTGTTTCATTAATTTTCACAACGCTTTCACTTTTAATTTAAACCCGCTATAATTTAGGGTAAATGGTATTAGGCGATTTAACGACAACATAGAATTAAATAGATGTAATGAATTGATATTGAACGTATCAAGGTTTTACTTTCAAATCGTTATTGTACAATTGATATGGAAAGGATGAATGTTAAGTGTCAAAAGATAATTTCAAAGATGAGTTTGAACGCAGTCGTCAAGAAATTAAGTCCCATCATCATGACGAGGACGAGACAACTGATGCAATAAATGAAAAAGATGATCAACCTCAAGCAAGTCAGGAACAGCAACAACAGCAATTCCCGCCACGAAATGCTTCTAGACGCCACAGAAAAAGAGATTTCGGTATATCAAAAGCTAAACCTACACCTACAGAAAAAGATGCGCAGACTGACCGACAAGAAACAACAGCAGACAAGGGACAAGCGGACAAAAAAACAGGTCCGATTGGTGGCGTTAAAAAGAGCGATGACAATCATCTTAATCAAACACAACATGGTGCTGATGATAAGCATACTCAAACAGCTGATTCAACGCCAAGTGAACCAGCTAAGGATGATGTGAAAGGGAAAACAGCCGCAACAACAGGTGCTGCAGCCGTTGGAACTGATGTAAATGCTCAAACAGCCAATAATCAAAAGCAACAACCTAAAGCGAAAAGCGAAGAAAAGAACAATCAACAAGAACACCACAAGAGTAAAAAGGCTTTGGCAACTGGGGCAAGTATAGGCGCGGCAGGTGCGGCAAAAGCAGACATGACGAAAAATAACCAAAGCCCAAAACAAGACGAGCAGTCATCTTCCCAAGACAGCAAATCTCATTCGAACAAAGGGAAAAAAGCTGCGGCAGGTGCGGCGACTAGTATAGGCGCTTCACGAGATCATGCGCAACAAACACCAAAACATCGACCAGAAACTGAATCATCAGAGACGACTGTTTCAAATGGATCTGGCGGTGGATTTTTCAAAAAGCTTTTACCGTTACTTGCTGCGATGATTCTTTTAGGTGCAGTTGCGATTTTCGGTGGCATGTATCTCTTTAATCAAGATCACCAAAATGACAATCAGCAAGAAGTCGCACAAAAAGATGATGCGAAGAAAAATTCAGATGACAATCAACAAAGTCAATCTAAAGACAAAGACGACAAACCAGCTGATTCTGATAAAGCGACAACTGCAAAAGATAGCGACGACAAGCGTAAGGATGACAACAATCAATCAGAGTCAGACGCCAATAATAGCGACAATGCAAATGCTTCAGATCCAAATGGGACATCCGATCCGAATAATAGTCAAAACGACGTGAATAATGGCAATGTCAATAATCAGCAAAATGCATATCAACAAGGCCAATCTGCTGGTGGACAGACTCATGTCGTGAATGGTAACCAAAACTTATATCGTATCGCGATTCAATATTACGGTAACGGGTCACCTGAAAATGTTGAAAAAATTAAACGTGCGAACGGATTACAAAATAACAACATTTCGAACGGACAACAGCTCATTATTCCATAAATTTGATACATGCAACCTTATCCTGAATCAATGGATAAGGTTGTTTTTTATTGCCGCTCTATTTGCAATGGAGACTGTCACAAACTTTTCCATTTAGAATCACTATAAAAGTTGATATAATGTATAAGGATTATCACAGTTCTTATCATATACGATGCTAGTATGAGAATTAGGAGGCAATATGAAACATTAAAGTAGCATAATTGACGTTTGTGAACGCATATTTTTAATGTTTCTGTATAAAAATGAAAACTGTAGAGAGTATTATTATAGGCGGTGGCCCATGTGGATTGAGTGCTGCCATTGAACAAAAGAAAAAAGGTATCGATACGCTTGTTATCGAAAAAGGAAATATTGTGGATGCGATTTACCATTATCCGACACATCAAACTTTCTTTTCATCAAGCGATAAATTAAGTATTGGCGACGTGCCTTTTATTGTAGAAGAATTAAAACCACGTCGAAATCAAGCATTAGTGTACTATCGTGAAGTTGTTAAACATCATCAACTCAAGGTCAATGCATTTGAGGAAGTGTTAACAGTGAAAAAAATGCATGATCACTTCACTTTAACAACGACTAAAGATGTATATCAATGTCGCTATTTAACTGTTGCGACTGGTTATTACGGCCAACACAACACGTTAGAAGTGGAAGGTGCAGAATTATCCAAAGTCATGCATTATTTTAAAGAACCACATCCGTATTTCGACCAAGACGTTGTCATTATCGGTGGTAAAAATTCTGCAGTCGATGCGGCAATTGAGTTAGAAAAAGCAGGTGCACGTGTCACTGTCATTTATCGAGGTGAGACATATTCACCAGCGATTAAGCCGTGGATATTACCAAATTTTGAATCACTGGTACGTCGAGGTAATGTTCAAATGCATTTCAATAGTCAAGTGACAAAAATTACAGCAGATCAAGTGATATTTGAAAAAGAAGGGAAATCAATCACAATCGATAATGATTACGTGTTTGCGATGATTGGTTATCACCCAGATTATGACTTTTTGCAATCTATTGGCATCGACATTCATACTAATGAATATGGAACAGCACCGATATACAATTCCGAAACGTATGAAACGAACATCGAAAACTGTTATATCGCTGGGGTTATCGCAGCTGGCAACGATGCAAATACTATTTTTATCGAAAACGGTAAATATCATGGTGAAGCCATTGCCCGTGATATATTGACTAAAAAACAATCGCCATTAGAATCATAAATTGTATGAGTGTATACTCAAATCTTTATCAAAAAGCCTTTCGTCATTGATATTACTGATGAAGGGCTTTTAATTATATATTGCATGACGCATTTTTATGGTATAATTTTTTCAACATATTGTATCATGGTTGTGAATATCGAGCATAGTTTACGCATTTCATACATGTGTAATTATCCGAATATTCTAACTAATCATATAAAAAACTGCGCATACGATTAATAACGAAATTGACTTGACTTACTAAATGACTAAAATGAATTCCAGAATGGAGCGATGATAATGATGCACATTAACTGTTAAAACCCCATTTCTTAATAAAGCCTGACTACTTACATGTCGCAAACACAATATTAATTTATATGCGATACACGCCACACACGATGCAAAAATTTTGTCTCATGTGTCTACATTTATTTTTAATTGTGATTCAGGTAAAGTGAGGCGCAACTACCAACCGTGATTTAAATATTTAATTTAAGAAATGGTAAGTGAAACAACATGAAAAAGTCATTTAAAATATTGTTATTAGCAGAATCCTGTGCAGATTTTGCAGATGTATTATTCAAAGTTGCAGTTATTTCAAATATGTATGTCATTACACATTCTGTAATCGCCACCTCAAGCATACCAGTCATCATAGGGGTTTCAACTTTTGTTTCAAGTTTTTTCCTCCCTGTGCTAACAAGAAAGTTGCGCTTAAACGAGATTTTACTCTACACGCAATTCACAAAAACAATCGCACTGACATGTTTGTTCGTATGGATGATTACGTTCAATTCACATATGATAGGCGTGACTTATAGCTTAGTCACAGTCATATCATTGATGGATGGGTTTGCCGGCCCAACGAGTGCTGCGCTCATTCCACGTTATGTGACGGATTTGACTCGAGCAAATTCGATATTAACTGTTTCTCATGAGGCGATTGAAGTGATCGGCTGGGGGATAGGCGGTGTGCTTGTCTTGTTAATAGGACTTCATCAAACGCTGATGTTCACTGTTATTTTATTTTGGTTAGCGAGTTTGATTTTGCTGTATTTACCTCAAGTCAATATCAAAATTGTCGAAAATGAAACACCAATAGACAGTATTTTCAAAAGATGGAAACATATCATTGCGCATCGTCAATTAAAGCTCATTCTCGGAATCAACACAATCGAAATCATAGCAAATTCAATTTGGGTATCCTCAATTATTCTCGCTTTTATTAGTGTTGTATTAGACGAAAGTGAGTCATATTGGGGTTATATCAATACGTTATACTCCATTGGTATCATTTTAGGTGGTTGGGGGATATTAAAATTTTCAAATGTGATGACTCAACACAAACCTTTGTGGGTCTTTATTTCGTTGATTTTAACTGCCTCGACGTTAGCATTGTCATTAATTTTTATCGATGCCATCAGTTTTCTAATTGCAACGTTATTCATTGGCTTCTTTTCGCAATTAAAGGAAATACCTGAAACGATATTGATTCAAGAGTCTGTTGAAGAAGATATACTGGTGCATGTTTATGTAGTCACGTTGGTGCTCAATACGCTCATTTTTTCAATCTCTATCTTTATCATGAGTGGATTAGCTGAAATCATGCTCGTACAAAACGTTTTTGGGTCACTGTCGTATTGATTTTGATTGAAGCCATTATCGTTTTCATAGCTAGAAAGCAACTGGATACATGATGCTGTGAAAGTGCACAAAAATAGCCGTATCCCAATTACACAATTAGGAGCGGCTATTTTCATAGGGTATCTCTTTTTTGTATACAAACCGAGTGTCGTTTTAAACATTAAAATAATCTTGAATTTGAGCATGTTGAAAATCGTTGCTTAATGCGACGAGTAACTTTAATCTCGCTTTTTGACCGTTCAAACCATTCGAAAAGATCACACCTTTTTCAAATAATTGATGTCCGCCCCCTTCATAGGCATAAACAGCACTCACAATCCCATTAAATGATCTGGATACTAGGACAATGGGAATATTTTTATCTAAACATGCATTGATACCTGGCATCGCAGTATGAGGAAGATTACCTTGTCCGAGCGCTTCAATGACAAGACCATCCACATGACGTTCTGCATAAAAATCTAACATTTCGCTTCCCATGCCCATATGTGCTTTAATTAACGGAATTTGAAGTGCTGCATTGACATTTGTTAAAAATTGACGTTCATACGGTCTGTGGTGAAAATAGACGCCTGCTTTAGTAATCACCCCAAGCGGACCGTGGTTTGGGCTTTGAAATGTATTCGTGTTTGAAGTATGTGTTTTCGTGACATTGCGCGCTGTATGTATCTCGTCATTGAAAACCACCATGACGCCTTTACCCGCGGATTCTTCTTCAATCGCTACACGAATCGCTGAAATAAAATTATACAAACCATCTGACCCAATCTCATTGGAAGAACGCATAGCTCCAGTAATAACGACCGGTTTAGACGTCGAAATCGTTAAGTCTAGTAAAAAAGCGGTCTCTTCTAACGTATCGGTACCATGTGTAATCACAAAACCATCATAACGTGCTAAATGGTTCGGATCTTCAATGATTTCTTTTAAAATTTTGACATTATCAATTGTCATATGTGGAGAAGGGACATTAAAAGGCATCTGTTCATCTATGTTAGCGTATTGTGCAATGACGTCTTGATGATGCGTAATCGGATTGTCATCATTCGTCATCACTTTATTCGATTCATCTTCTGACATACTAATTGTGCCACCTGTATGGATGACTAATAAATTTTTCATTTAGGTTCCTCCTCGTAAAATGGTCCATTATTATGATAAAATATTGTTAAACAAACGACAAGGAAGGTAACGTATGAAAGCGATTAATATTGCATTAGATGGACCGGCAGCTGCTGGTAAGAGCACGATAGCAAAAAGAGTAGCTGCTCAATTAGGCATGATATATGTAGATACAGGCGCAATGTATCGTGCAATCACATATTATTATTTAAATAACAAAGAACGATTCTCGGATTTCACATCACTCATTGCCGAAATTGATTTACGCCTCGGTTATGATGCTGAAAAGGGTCAACGTGTCTTTTTAAATGATAATGATGTGACTGATTTTCTACGTGAAAACGATGTAACGCAAAATGTGTCCTACGTCTCGTCTATAAAAGAGGTGCGTCAATTTTTAGTTCAAGCGCAACAAAAACTTGCAGCGGAAAAAGGCATCGTTATGGACGGTCGAGATATCGGGACTACTGTACTTCCAGATGCAGAGGTAAAAGTTTATATGATTGCATCTGTAGAAGAGCGCGCTGAACGTCGTTATAAAGACAACCTAGAAAGAGGTATCGAATCATCTATTGAGCAACTGAAAAAAGATATTGCTGAACGAGATGCATACGATATGAACAGAGAAATTTCACCGTTAAGAAAAGCTGAAGACGCGATTGAAATCGACACAACAGGCTTGAGTATTGAACAAGTCACAGATAAGATCTTGTCTTTAGTAAATACGGTTTAATTTATTTTATTCAAACTTATCTAAATTTCTTGACAATTCAAGACTTTTATAAGAAGTTATTATTATGTAGTAGTATAAGGAGGCAATCATGATGACTGAAGAATTCAATGAATCAATGATTAATGACATTAAAGAGGGCGATAAGATTACAGGAGAAGTACAACAAATTGAAGATAAGCACGTTGTTGTTCACGTCAATGGCGGTAAATACAACGGTATTATTCCAATTAGCCAACTTTCCACTTATCATGTAGAAAATGCAAACGAAGTGGTCAAAGTCGGTGACGAAATTAGCGCTTATGTGACTAAAATTGAAGTTGATGAAGAAAACGAAACAGGTAGTTACATCCTATCTAAACGTAAATTAGAAGAAGAGCAATCTTATGCTTATTTACAAGAGAAATTAGACAACAACGAAACGATTGAAGCGAAAGTAACTGAAGTCGTTAAAGGTGGTTTAGTTGTGGATGTAGGTCAAAGAGGTTTCATTCCTGCATCATTAATTTCAACTGATTACATTGAAGATTTCTCAGATTATGAAGGACGTGTGCTTGAACTCAAAGTTGAAGAGCTTGAACCTGAAAAAAATCGCGTCATCTTAAGCCGTAAAGCCGTAGAAGCAGAAGAAAACGAAAAGAAAAAAGCAGAATTATTACAATCGATTAAAGCTGGCGACGTAATTGAAGGTAAAGTGGCGCGTTTAACTAACTTTGGCGCATTTATTGACCTTGGTGGCGTTGATGGTTTAGTCCATGTTTCTGAGTTATCTCACGAACATGTAAAATCACCAGAAGAAGTGGTTTCTATTGGTGATACTGTTAAAGTTAAAGTTCGTTCAGTTGAACAAGATTCTGAACGTGTGTCATTATCAATTAAAGATACATTACCAAGTCCATTTGAAACAATTCAAGAAAAATATAGTGAAGGCGACATTGTTGAAGGTAAAGTAATGCGCTTAGCTTCATTTGGTGCATTTGTTGAAATCGGCAGTGGCTTACAAGGTCTTGTGCACATTTCAGAAATTAGCCATAAACATATCGGTACACCTGGCGAAGTTCTTGAACCAGGTCAAACTGTTCAAGTTAAAATTTTAGGTATTAATCCTGAAGAAGAACGTATTTCACTCTCAATTAAAGCAGCAAACTCAGAAGAAGAAACTGAAGAAGCTTCTGAGGAAACAACACAACACTATACACAACCTGCTGATGAAAACGAAAACAACCCAACTTTAGGTGACGTTTTCGGTGATAAATTGAAAGACTTGAATTTATAATCCATTTTGAACTAAGGTTATATCGCATAACCTTAGTTCTTTTTATTGCGATATTTTGTCGTCTAACTTGACTACAACCGCATCAATACTTCTTCTCAAACTTTTTATACATACCTATCCGCATTTCAAATTCAGTTATATGACCACATCCCATTTTTAACGCAAAAGCCAAAATCCATCATTCTAACCCTATTCAAACAAATAAAAATGTATTCCTACACTTTATAAGGGGTACTTTTCAGCAATGCTTTTGTTCGCGACACTTGACGTGATATAATAGCGTTGTTATGTATCGAACAATGCGAAATAGACTTGCACAGACTGATATATTCAATATTTAAGTTATTCATAGAGAGGAAGAACAAGCATGACGAAACCTGTAGTTGCTATCGTGGGGCGTCCTAACGTAGGAAAATCTACAATTTTTAACCGCATCGTCGGAGAACGTGTATCTATTGTTGAAGATACACCTGGTGTGACGCGTGACCGTATTTATTCAAGCGGTGAATGGCTCACAAATGAGTTTAATGTGATTGATACAGGTGGTATCGAGATCGGAGACGCACCATTCCAAACTCAAATTCGCGCACAAGCTGAAATCGCGATTGACGAAGCTGATGTGATCATATTCATGGTGAATGTCCGTGAAGGGGTCACACAAAATGATGAACTTGTGGCTCAAATACTTTATAAATCTAAAAAACCGGTTGTATTGGCTGTTAATAAAGTCGACAATCCAGACATGCGCAATGATATTTATGATTTTTATTCACTCGGTTTTGGAGAACCTTTCCCACTTTCGGGTTCACACGGTCTAGGTTTAGGGGACTTATTAGAAGAGGTCGCAAAACACTTTAAAAAAGAAACGCCAGACCCTTATGACGATGATACAATTCGTTTGTCATTAATTGGTCGACCTAATGTAGGGAAATCAAGTTTAATTAATGCCATTCTCGGCGAAGAACGCGTTATCGTATCTAATATTGCTGGTACAACGCGAGATGCCATCGATACCGTTTACAGCTATGAAGGCCAAGATTACGTACTGATTGATACAGCAGGAATGCGTAAAAAGGGTAAGGTTTATGAATCAACTGAAAAGTACTCGGTATTACGTGCATTGAAAGCCATTGAGCGTTCCAATGTCGTTCTTGTTGTTTTAGATGCAGAACAAGGCATTATTGAACAAGATAAACGTGTTGCTGGATATGCGCATGAAGAAGGAAAAGCGATTGTGATTGTCGTCAACAAATGGGATACGTTAGAAAAAGATAGCAATACGATGAAAAAGTTTATGGATGAAGTACGCAAAAACTTCCAATTTTTAGATTATGCACAAATTGCTTTCGTATCAGCAAAAGAAAAAACACGTTTGCGTACACTTTTCCCATTAATTAACGAAGCGAGTGAAAATCATAAAAAACGTGTTCAAAGTTCAACATTGAATGAAGTAATCACAGATGCCATTGCA
Above is a genomic segment from Staphylococcus delphini containing:
- the cmk gene encoding (d)CMP kinase, whose product is MKAINIALDGPAAAGKSTIAKRVAAQLGMIYVDTGAMYRAITYYYLNNKERFSDFTSLIAEIDLRLGYDAEKGQRVFLNDNDVTDFLRENDVTQNVSYVSSIKEVRQFLVQAQQKLAAEKGIVMDGRDIGTTVLPDAEVKVYMIASVEERAERRYKDNLERGIESSIEQLKKDIAERDAYDMNREISPLRKAEDAIEIDTTGLSIEQVTDKILSLVNTV
- the rpsA gene encoding 30S ribosomal protein S1; translated protein: MTEEFNESMINDIKEGDKITGEVQQIEDKHVVVHVNGGKYNGIIPISQLSTYHVENANEVVKVGDEISAYVTKIEVDEENETGSYILSKRKLEEEQSYAYLQEKLDNNETIEAKVTEVVKGGLVVDVGQRGFIPASLISTDYIEDFSDYEGRVLELKVEELEPEKNRVILSRKAVEAEENEKKKAELLQSIKAGDVIEGKVARLTNFGAFIDLGGVDGLVHVSELSHEHVKSPEEVVSIGDTVKVKVRSVEQDSERVSLSIKDTLPSPFETIQEKYSEGDIVEGKVMRLASFGAFVEIGSGLQGLVHISEISHKHIGTPGEVLEPGQTVQVKILGINPEEERISLSIKAANSEEETEEASEETTQHYTQPADENENNPTLGDVFGDKLKDLNL
- the der gene encoding ribosome biogenesis GTPase Der; this translates as MTKPVVAIVGRPNVGKSTIFNRIVGERVSIVEDTPGVTRDRIYSSGEWLTNEFNVIDTGGIEIGDAPFQTQIRAQAEIAIDEADVIIFMVNVREGVTQNDELVAQILYKSKKPVVLAVNKVDNPDMRNDIYDFYSLGFGEPFPLSGSHGLGLGDLLEEVAKHFKKETPDPYDDDTIRLSLIGRPNVGKSSLINAILGEERVIVSNIAGTTRDAIDTVYSYEGQDYVLIDTAGMRKKGKVYESTEKYSVLRALKAIERSNVVLVVLDAEQGIIEQDKRVAGYAHEEGKAIVIVVNKWDTLEKDSNTMKKFMDEVRKNFQFLDYAQIAFVSAKEKTRLRTLFPLINEASENHKKRVQSSTLNEVITDAIAMNPTPTDKGRRLNIFYATQVAIEPPTFVVFVNDVELMHFSYKRYLENQIRQAFGFEGTPVHIIARKRN